TGACGTCACTTTTGGTCAGAGAAAATGCTGACGAAAAGTTTAACTCGGAATAAAATGAAGTGATGATTTCTATTGAGAACTAAAGAATAGGGGATGAGGGTGACAAAATGGTGAAAAAAAGAAAACGGGCACGTTTGATTTATAATCCAAGCAGTGGTCAAGAGTTGATGAAGAAAAATGTGGCTGATGTGCTGGATCGTTTGGAAGCGTTCGGTTATGAAGCGTCGGCTTTTCAGACAACGCCTCAAGAGCATTCAGCGCAAAATGAAGCAAGCCGTGCCACACAAGAGGAGTTTGATTTGATTGTGGCTGCCGGAGGCGATGGGACAATCAATGAAGTGGTTAACGGAATTGCGCCTCATAAAAAGCGGCCAAAATTAGCGATTATTCCTGCAGGGACAACGAATGATTTTGCTCGAGCGCTCAAAATCCCTCGCAATAATCCGCTGGCTGCTGCCGAAATCATTGGCAAAAAACAGACTTTGCAGATTGATGTCGGAAAAGCAACAACAAGTGATGATAAGAGTAAATATTTTATCAACATTGCCGCTGGTGGGGCACTGACGGAACTGACTTATAGCGTTCCTTCTAACTTAAAGACCACGTTTGGTTATCTTGCTTATCTCTCTAAAGGTGCTGAATTACTGCCACGGGTGAAAAAAGAAGATGTGCGGATTTATCATGACCACGGGACATTTGAAGGAAAAATTTCGATGTTTTTCGTTGCCCTGACCAACTCGGTGGGTGGTTTTGAAAAAATTGCACCAGATGCAAAGCTTGATGATGGTTTGTTTACTTTGATTTTGGTGAAGACAGATAAACTTTTTGAACTTATCGCGCTTTTGGCTATGGTTGCTAATGGCTCTGGAAAGCACATCACGGATCCTAATGTTGAATATATCAAATCCAGCTCAATCGAGATTGAACCTGTGGCCAATAAGAACGAAACCCTCATCAATCTTGACGGGGAGTTCGGGGGCAAGGCTCCTGTAAAATTTGATAATCTGAAAAATCATATTCAAATGTTTGTCAATCTTGATGAAATCAACGGGGCAAATTATATTGGTGAAGAAGATTCGCTTGCTTTGGAAGCAATGGCGCACAAATTTGCGCAAGAAGCGGGGCGAATTTCCACAGAAGAATAAGAAATTACCAGCCTTTTGGCTGGTCATTTTTTTGTGAAAGGTTGAAAATTTGTGCAAGATGTTCATTTTTTTTGGGCAGCTTTGTTCTTGAAGGACGAAAGCGCTTGCGGTAGAATGGATTTATCATAAAAATGAACTGAGGAGAAAAAATGACAACACTTAGCTTGGAAAAAATTTATAAAAAATATCCCAATGCGACACAATATGCAGTTGAAGATTTCAACATTGACATCAAAGATAAGGAATTTATCGTCTTCGTTGGCCCTTCTGGTTGTGGGAAATCAACGACTTTGCGCATGGTTGCGGGGCTTGAAGATATTACTGAAGGCGAATTTAAGATTGATGGCAAAGTCATGAATGACGTAGCGCCAAAAGACCGCGATATCGCCATGGTTTTCCAAAACTATGCCCTCTATCCGCACATGACTGTTTTTGATAACATGGCTTTTGGGCTGAAGTTGCGTAAATTCAAAAAAGATGAAATCAAACGCCGTGTTGAAGAAGCTGCTGCAATTTTGGGCTTGTCTGATCTTCTTGATCGTAAACCAGCTGACCTGTCTGGTGGTCAACGTCAACGTGTGGCGATGGGACGTGCGATTGTCCGTGATGCCAAGGTCTTTCTGATGGATGAACCTTTATCAAACTTGGACGCCAAGTTGCGTGTGTCTATGCGTACTGAAATTGCCAAAATCCACCGTCGTATCGGTGCGACAACCATCTACGTTACCCACGACCAAACCGAAGCCATGACTTTGGCTGACCGGATTGTTATCATGTCTTCTTCACCAAATGCGGATAAGACAGGGACTGTTGGACGCGTTGAACAAATCGGTAGCCCACAAGAACTTTACAATGAACCTGCTAATAAATTTGTTGCAGGCTTTATCGGAAGTCCGGCGATGAATTTCTTTAATGTCAAAGTGACCAATGGCAAATTGACCAATAATGAAGGCTTTGACATGGATCTTCCTGAAGGCAAGGCAAAATTACTTAAAGAGCAAGGCTACGAAGGCAAAGAACTGATTCTTGGAATCCGTCCAGAAGATATTCAAGCGAGCAATTTGGCTCAACAAGCTTACCCTAATCAAACGGTTGAAGCTGAGGTTGTCGTTTCTGAATTACTCGGTGCCGAAACAATGCTATACTTGAAAACAGGCTCTACTGAATTTGTCTCTCGTGTTGAAGCGCGTGATTTCCGCGAACCAGGCGAAAAAATTGTGTTGGCTTTAAATCTAAGCAAAGCCCATTTCTTTGATGCAACAACTGAAAAACGCATCACAGATTAAAATGATTCATGCTTTTCCTCTGAAAGTTTCCGTCACATGGTTGGCGGAAACTTTTTTGCTTACCAAAATTTCGTCAGCAAAATCTCTGGTGTTTCTGTGCCGAAATAAATTTCGTCAGCAAAATCTCTGCTGATAAGCCGATGTAAAAGATAGTTGACACTCTACCTGCTCAACATTTTAAGTTTAAAATGCTAAAATGGGTTTAGTCAAAATTTTAAAATGAAAGCTCTTGGAAATCGGGCAAAATTTGCCGCGTGCAAGCAATGACACCGTTTGTGACGTTAAAATTTATCAAATAATTGCTTTCTTAAAAAGGTTTGAAAAAAATGAAAAAAACAATGGACGGAAACATGGCGGCAGCACATATTGCTTACGCCTTTTCAGAAATTGCTGTGATTTACCCAATTACGCCAAGTTCACCTATGGCCGACTACACCGATGCTTGGTCAGTCGCTGGACGCAAGAATATTTGGGGACAAACGTTAAAAATCACAGAAATGCAATCAGAAGCCGGTGCAGCAGGTGCCATGCACGGTGTTCTCAAAACAGGTGGCCTCGCAACGACCTACACTGCTTCACAGGGCCTCCTTTTAATGTTGCCCAATATGTATAAAATGGCGGGCGAGCTTTTACCCTCTGTTATTCACGTGGCAGCGCGCGCTGTGGCGGCTGGTGCGCTCAATATTTTTGGCGACCAATCTGACGTCATGTCGGCGCGCTCGACAGGTTTTGCCATGCTGGCGGAGTCTAGTGTGCAAGAGGTCATGGATTTGTCAGCTGTTGCGCATTTAGCGACCTTAGAAGCCTCTGTTCCCTTTTTAAATTTCTTCGATGGTTTTCGGACGTCCCATGAAATTCAAAAAATCGATGTGATCGATTATCAGGACTTGGCGCCGATGGTCAATCAAGAAAAATTAGCCGAATTTCGGGCGCGTGCTATGAACCCTGAGCATCCGACGGTTTCTGGAACCAATCAAAATTCCGATCTTTATTTTCAACAACGTGAAACGGTCAATCGCTATTATGATGCACTCCCAGCCATTGTCCAAAAATACATGGGTAAAATCAATGCGTTGCGTGGTACTGCTTATGATTTGGTCAATTATTATGGGGCAGCTGATGCTACAGAAATCATTGTTTCTATGGGCTCAGTAGCTGGAACGATTGAGCAAACCGTGGATTATTTGAATGGGCAAGGGCGCAAAGTCGGCTTTTTGAACATTCGTCTCTATCGTCCATTTCCGCTGGAAAATTTCCTAGAAAAATTGCCAAATACCGTCCAATCGGTGGCCGTTTTAGACCGAACCAAAGAATCTGGCTCTAACGGCGAACCTCTTTTCTTAGATGTCCAATCAGCCCTCTTTGACCACAGCGTGAAAGTTATCGGAGGTCGCTATGGTATCGGTGGCAAAGATACACGTCCTGAGCATATTGTGGCGGTTTTTGATGAGCTTTTAAAAGCAAAATCAAAACGAATTTTCACCATTGGGATTGATGATGACGTGACTAATTTGTCATTGAATGCACCAGAAGTCTTAGATTTGACCCCTGCGGACACTTTCCAGGCAAAATTCTGGGGCTTTGGTTCAGATGGAACGGTTGGTGCCAACAAAGCCGCCATTAAAATCATTGGTGACCATACGGACAAATACGTTCAAGCCGCTTTTGAATACGATTCTAAAAAATCTGGTGGTTTGACCATTTCGCATTTGCGTTTTGGCGACTCGCCAATCAAATCGGAATATATGACAGCAACATTGGACTTTGTGGCTTGTCATAATACGACTTATGTGCGCAAGTATGATTTGACCAAGCGTTTGAAAGCTGGTGGAACCCTTTTGCTCAATACCTCGTGGGATGATGAGCGTTTGGCCAAAAATCTTCCTGCTGCACTTAAACGCTATATTGGTGAGAATAAGATCAGATTTTATACGATTGACGCGGTGAAAATTGCCAGAAAGACAGGATTAGACCGTCGAATCAATACGATTATGCAAGTCGCTTTCTTCAAATTGGCAAATGTCATGCCTTTTGATGAAGCATACGAAATCTTGAAAAAAGACGCGCAAAAATATGCGAAAAAATCACCAACAATTGTCAAGCAAAATTTGGCAGCAATGGAAGAAGCTCTGAGTGGACTTCACGAAGTGAAAGTTCCTGAAGATTGGGCACAAACGAAAGAAGCCTCCCTGAAGCCTCTCGAGGCGACATCAGCACGCAAAAAATATGTTTTTGAGATTGTCAATAAAACCAACGCATTTGAGGGGGATGAACTTTCGGTGCAAGATTTAGTCGCTAATGGAATGACGTTTGGTGAAGCGCCACTAGGGACGGCAGCAGTCGAAAAACGCGGCATTGCGCTGGAAGTTCCCGAATGGAACGCAGCGGCTTGTATCCAATGTAACGAATGTGCCTTTGTCTGCCCTCATGCAGCCATTCGACCATTTCTTGCTGATGAAGATGAGTGGAACACAGCTCCAGAAGGCTTCCATGTCATGGATTACAAAGCTTCTGACGGCTTAAAATATCGGATTCAAGTCTCGGTGGAAGATTGTACAGGCTGTGGACTTTGTGTCGAAGCTTGTCCGAAAAAAGGCGATGCACTCAAAATGGTTCCTTACGAAGGACAACAAGAACAAGCGGTCAACTGGGCATTTGCTCAAACGCTGAAAACAAAAGCAAATCCCGCCCGTCAAGGAACGATTGTTGGTACACAATTTGAAAAGCCGCTCTTTGAGTTTTCGGGGGCTTGTTCAGGATGTGGAGAAACGCCATATATCAAGCTTTTGACGCAGATGTTTGGAGAGCGCATGATGATTTCTAACGCCACTGGCTGCTCGGCCATCTATGGCGGAACCCAAGCGACACCTTATGCGACAAATGAAGCGGGCGAAGGGCCTGCTTGGTCAAATTCACTTTTTGAAGATAATGCAGAGTACGGTTACGGAATGTGGCTGGCTTCACAAACCCGTCGACAAACATTAGCCAGCCAAGTTTTGGCGGCTATGCCTGAGATGTCTCCAGACTTGCAAGCCTTGGCTCAAGATTGGGTTGCCCATCTGGACGATTCTCAAGGAACGCGAGCGCGTGCTGAGAAATTAAAGGCGCTTCTTGCGACTGAACAACACCATTCACCTAAATTACAGGCTATTTATCACCAAAAAGACCAGTTGGTCAAACCAACCCAATGGATTTTTGGTGGAGACGGTTGGGCTTATGATATTGGTTTTGGTGGGCTGGATCATGTGGTGGCTTCTGGGGCTGATGTCAATATTTTGATTATGGATAATGAAGTCTACGCTAACACGGGAGGTCAAGTTTCCAAGGCGACTCCGGCTTCTGCCATTGCCCAATTTGCAGCAGGCGGAAAAGGGGGGGCCAAGAAGGATTTGGGCGCTATGCTCATGACTTATGACAACGTCTATGTGGCGCAGATTGCCTCTGGTGCCAACATGATGCAAACCATCAAAGCCTTTGACGAAGCGGAAAAACACCAAGGGCCGTCTGTAATCATTGCTTACACGCCATGTATTTCACACGGGCTTTATGAAGGGATGCAAGCGTCACTGGATGAGGCTAAAGAAGCCGTAAATTCTGGTTATTGGCAACTCTACCGCTACAATCCTGCTCTTGAAGAAGTGGGTAAAAACCCGATGGTACTTGATTTTAAAAAGCCTGATTTTACTCAAGTGCGTCCATTCTTGCTCAAGCAAGCCCGTTTTGGTAATCTTTTGAAAATCAATGCTGAACAAGCTGAAAGGCTGTATGCTAAGGCGGCTGCGGATGCACGTAAACGTTTTGTGCGCTACGCACGCTTGTCGGGAGATTTAGATAAATTTATGGCTAAAGAAGCCAAAGCACTGGCTAAAAAGGCTGGGGAAAATCTAGAAGCTCCAAAAGAAGCAGTCGTTCGGGAGAAAAAAGTACGAACGGTTGACCCTGAACGTGAAGCCAGACGCGCTGCTCGCCGCGCCGAACGTGAAGCAAAAAAAGTAAAATAAAACAAAAAATCTCGTCAGTTGGCGAGATTTTTGCCAGAGAAAATGCTGACGTAAATTTCCGTCAGTAAATTGGTCGGCTCAAAAGACTTTCGTCAGCATTTTGGCAGTAAATCAGCAGTTCTCTTAAAATTTTGATATAATTAAACTAATAATTACGAAAAGGAGGGAGAATATTGACGGATTTTAATCAATTTTTTAACCCTGAATTTTGGCAAAAAATTTTTGAACTGAATCAATCTCCCTTGCGACTTGCAGTTGCGGCTTTGGATTTGGCAATTGTTAGCTTTTTCCTCTATCAAGCCATTCGCTTTGTTCAAGGAACTAAACTGATGACATTGGTTCGCGGAGTCATTATCTTTGTTTTCATCCGAATCATTGCGGGTTTGATTGGTCTGACGACGGTGGAATGGCTACTCAATCAGGTCATTACTTACGGGGTGATCGCGGGAGTCATCATTTTCCAGCCCGAAATCAGACGTGCGCTGGAAGGCTTGGGGCGGACAACAACCTTGTTTACACCGACGAAAAAGGGCAGTTTGGATGGGCATATTTCGGCTTATGAAAAATCATTTGCTTATATGTCTGAGCGAAAAATTGGTGCTTTAATCGCAATTGAGCAGGGACAAAACCTCAATGAATTTGTCAGCAGCGGCATTCGCTTGGATGCCGATATCACGAGCGAGTTAATTATCAATATTTTTATCCCGAACACGCCTTTGCATGACGGGGCTGTGATTGTGCAGGGAAATAAAATTGCGGTGACAAGTGCATATTTGCCGCTGACCGAAAAGTCGGGAATTTCAAAGCAATTTGGAACGCGCCACCGGGCAGCAATTGGACTTTCAGAAGTTTCGGATGCGCTGATTTTAGTGGTTTCTGAGGAGACGGGTGGCATTTCAATTGCCCACAATGGTGAATTTTTCGCTGATATTTCTAAAGAAAGATTCCACGATATTTTGTCAGAGATTTTATTGCCAAAAATCACCAAAGCAGGCAGATCAGCAGGATTTTTAAGACGAAAAAGAGAGACGGAGGACGAAAATGGGAAATAAGTTTTTCAACTCACGACTTTTCTATGTTTTAGCTTCAGTTTTCTTTGCAATTATCCTCTTTTTCAATGCGAATGCCACTTCAATTCGCAATGAGACGGGAAATAATTCGGCGGGCGAGGTCTATACAGCGACCATTAACAACGTTCCGATTGAGCTGAAATATGACACGACCAATTATTTTGTGAGTGGTTATACGAGTACAGCAACGGTTCATTTATCAGGTTATAACCGTTTATCGATTACAAATGAAGAAAATGTGGACACACGTAAATTTTATTTGAGTATGGATTTGAGTAAATATAAGGTGGGTAAAGTTGATGTTCCTGTCCGGATTGAATCCCTGCCAAGTGCTGTGACGGCAACGATTTCGCCGAAAACAATGAACGTGACCATTGAGAAAAAGGCCTCTGAAGAGTTCGAGGTTACACCAAAAGTTGATCCGACGCAGCTGCCGACAGGCTTCACCATTGCCACACAATCGGTCAATGATCAGACGGTTAAAGTGACAGCAGGTAAGGAGAGCATCACGCAAATAGCGGCGATTGTAGCCGCGTTGCCGAGTGATGTGACGCTGACTGATAACTACGCAGGGACAGTGACCTTGCACGCGGTAGATAGCACGGGTAAAATTTTGCCGGCACAAATCTCACCAGCAACGACGCATCTCAAAGTGTTAGTCAACAAATTGACCAAAAAAGTGCCGATTGAGTTGAAAACGACGGGAACTTTGGACAAGTCCCTTTCAGAAATGAAAACGAAACTTTCAGCGGATACGGTCACTATTTCTGGCGAAGAAAGCAGTTTGGATGCCATTACAAAAATTCCGGCAAACATTAGTGTCACAGGTGTGACCAAGGAAACCAAAGTCAAAGTTCCTTTGAGTGCAAGCGGCGTGACCCTTGACCCCAAAGAGATTGAAGTCACTTTGATTCCGGTCAAAAAATAATAAGAGAACGAGAAAATTTACTGACGCAACTGCAATTTTGGCGTCAGTGACAGAGAAATTACTGACGCAACTGCAATTTTGGCGTCAGTGACAGAGAAATTACTGACGCAAATCAAAAAGCGGTAGAAAAAACGCTGACGTAATTTTCTCACACCAAAAGACCCAGCGCGGTCAAAAAAATAAGCAACAAGAAAAATGGAGATAAAAAAATGGGTAAATATTTTGGAACAGACGGTGTTCGTGGTGAAGCAAATGTGGAGTTAACGCCAGAAATGGCCTTCAAATTGGGACGTTTTGGTGGCTACGTGCTGAGCCAACATGAAACAAAAACACCGAAAGTTTATGTCGCACGCGACACGCGCATTTCAGGTCAGATGCTGGCATCAAGCTTGATTGCGGGACTTTTATCCGTGGGTATCGAAGTTTATAATCTGGGTGTTATTGCAACGCCTGGTGTTGCTTATTTGGTCAAGAAAGATGGAGCATCAGCTGGAGTTATGATTTCAGCTAGCCACAACCCTGCTTTGGATAATGGCATCAAGTTCTTCGGTGGTGACGGCTACAAACTTGAAGATGAAAAAGAGTTGGAAATCGAAGCTTTGATTGATGCAACGGAGGACAAATTGCCACGCCCATCCGCTGTTGGTTTAGGAATGTTGCACGATTACACTGAAGGTGTTCGTAAATATCAAGCCTTCCTCAAAACGACTGCCGAAGGCGATTTCTCAGGCTACAAAGTCGTTTTAGACACGGCAAATGGTGCTGCTCATACCTCTGCGCGTGCTGTTTTTGCTGATTTGGACGCTGAAATTACCGTCATCGGTGAAAATCCAGATGGTCTCAATATCAATGTGAATGTCGGCTCAACTCACCCTGAGCAAATGGCGCAAAAAGTGCTGGAAACGCAAAGTGATCTGGGACTTGCCTTTGATGGTGACGCTGACCGTCTGATTGCAGTAGATGAAAAGGGTCAAATCGTTGACGGGGACAAAATCATGTTCATCGTCGGCAAGTATCTGCTCAATCAAGGAAAATTGGCGCAAGATACCCTCGTCACAACCGTTATGTCCAACTTAGGCTTCCACTTGGCACTCGAAGAAGCGGGAATCAATTCAGTGATTACAGCCGTTGGTGACCGTTATGTTGTCGAAGAAATGAAGAAGAATAACTACAATTTTGGTGGTGAACAATCTGGACATATGATTTTCTTAGATT
The DNA window shown above is from Lactococcus sp. S-13 and carries:
- a CDS encoding diacylglycerol kinase; amino-acid sequence: MVKKRKRARLIYNPSSGQELMKKNVADVLDRLEAFGYEASAFQTTPQEHSAQNEASRATQEEFDLIVAAGGDGTINEVVNGIAPHKKRPKLAIIPAGTTNDFARALKIPRNNPLAAAEIIGKKQTLQIDVGKATTSDDKSKYFINIAAGGALTELTYSVPSNLKTTFGYLAYLSKGAELLPRVKKEDVRIYHDHGTFEGKISMFFVALTNSVGGFEKIAPDAKLDDGLFTLILVKTDKLFELIALLAMVANGSGKHITDPNVEYIKSSSIEIEPVANKNETLINLDGEFGGKAPVKFDNLKNHIQMFVNLDEINGANYIGEEDSLALEAMAHKFAQEAGRISTEE
- a CDS encoding ABC transporter ATP-binding protein, with product MTTLSLEKIYKKYPNATQYAVEDFNIDIKDKEFIVFVGPSGCGKSTTLRMVAGLEDITEGEFKIDGKVMNDVAPKDRDIAMVFQNYALYPHMTVFDNMAFGLKLRKFKKDEIKRRVEEAAAILGLSDLLDRKPADLSGGQRQRVAMGRAIVRDAKVFLMDEPLSNLDAKLRVSMRTEIAKIHRRIGATTIYVTHDQTEAMTLADRIVIMSSSPNADKTGTVGRVEQIGSPQELYNEPANKFVAGFIGSPAMNFFNVKVTNGKLTNNEGFDMDLPEGKAKLLKEQGYEGKELILGIRPEDIQASNLAQQAYPNQTVEAEVVVSELLGAETMLYLKTGSTEFVSRVEARDFREPGEKIVLALNLSKAHFFDATTEKRITD
- the nifJ gene encoding pyruvate:ferredoxin (flavodoxin) oxidoreductase; translation: MKKTMDGNMAAAHIAYAFSEIAVIYPITPSSPMADYTDAWSVAGRKNIWGQTLKITEMQSEAGAAGAMHGVLKTGGLATTYTASQGLLLMLPNMYKMAGELLPSVIHVAARAVAAGALNIFGDQSDVMSARSTGFAMLAESSVQEVMDLSAVAHLATLEASVPFLNFFDGFRTSHEIQKIDVIDYQDLAPMVNQEKLAEFRARAMNPEHPTVSGTNQNSDLYFQQRETVNRYYDALPAIVQKYMGKINALRGTAYDLVNYYGAADATEIIVSMGSVAGTIEQTVDYLNGQGRKVGFLNIRLYRPFPLENFLEKLPNTVQSVAVLDRTKESGSNGEPLFLDVQSALFDHSVKVIGGRYGIGGKDTRPEHIVAVFDELLKAKSKRIFTIGIDDDVTNLSLNAPEVLDLTPADTFQAKFWGFGSDGTVGANKAAIKIIGDHTDKYVQAAFEYDSKKSGGLTISHLRFGDSPIKSEYMTATLDFVACHNTTYVRKYDLTKRLKAGGTLLLNTSWDDERLAKNLPAALKRYIGENKIRFYTIDAVKIARKTGLDRRINTIMQVAFFKLANVMPFDEAYEILKKDAQKYAKKSPTIVKQNLAAMEEALSGLHEVKVPEDWAQTKEASLKPLEATSARKKYVFEIVNKTNAFEGDELSVQDLVANGMTFGEAPLGTAAVEKRGIALEVPEWNAAACIQCNECAFVCPHAAIRPFLADEDEWNTAPEGFHVMDYKASDGLKYRIQVSVEDCTGCGLCVEACPKKGDALKMVPYEGQQEQAVNWAFAQTLKTKANPARQGTIVGTQFEKPLFEFSGACSGCGETPYIKLLTQMFGERMMISNATGCSAIYGGTQATPYATNEAGEGPAWSNSLFEDNAEYGYGMWLASQTRRQTLASQVLAAMPEMSPDLQALAQDWVAHLDDSQGTRARAEKLKALLATEQHHSPKLQAIYHQKDQLVKPTQWIFGGDGWAYDIGFGGLDHVVASGADVNILIMDNEVYANTGGQVSKATPASAIAQFAAGGKGGAKKDLGAMLMTYDNVYVAQIASGANMMQTIKAFDEAEKHQGPSVIIAYTPCISHGLYEGMQASLDEAKEAVNSGYWQLYRYNPALEEVGKNPMVLDFKKPDFTQVRPFLLKQARFGNLLKINAEQAERLYAKAAADARKRFVRYARLSGDLDKFMAKEAKALAKKAGENLEAPKEAVVREKKVRTVDPEREARRAARRAEREAKKVK
- the cdaA gene encoding diadenylate cyclase CdaA, giving the protein MTDFNQFFNPEFWQKIFELNQSPLRLAVAALDLAIVSFFLYQAIRFVQGTKLMTLVRGVIIFVFIRIIAGLIGLTTVEWLLNQVITYGVIAGVIIFQPEIRRALEGLGRTTTLFTPTKKGSLDGHISAYEKSFAYMSERKIGALIAIEQGQNLNEFVSSGIRLDADITSELIINIFIPNTPLHDGAVIVQGNKIAVTSAYLPLTEKSGISKQFGTRHRAAIGLSEVSDALILVVSEETGGISIAHNGEFFADISKERFHDILSEILLPKITKAGRSAGFLRRKRETEDENGK
- a CDS encoding CdaR family protein — its product is MGNKFFNSRLFYVLASVFFAIILFFNANATSIRNETGNNSAGEVYTATINNVPIELKYDTTNYFVSGYTSTATVHLSGYNRLSITNEENVDTRKFYLSMDLSKYKVGKVDVPVRIESLPSAVTATISPKTMNVTIEKKASEEFEVTPKVDPTQLPTGFTIATQSVNDQTVKVTAGKESITQIAAIVAALPSDVTLTDNYAGTVTLHAVDSTGKILPAQISPATTHLKVLVNKLTKKVPIELKTTGTLDKSLSEMKTKLSADTVTISGEESSLDAITKIPANISVTGVTKETKVKVPLSASGVTLDPKEIEVTLIPVKK
- the glmM gene encoding phosphoglucosamine mutase, giving the protein MGKYFGTDGVRGEANVELTPEMAFKLGRFGGYVLSQHETKTPKVYVARDTRISGQMLASSLIAGLLSVGIEVYNLGVIATPGVAYLVKKDGASAGVMISASHNPALDNGIKFFGGDGYKLEDEKELEIEALIDATEDKLPRPSAVGLGMLHDYTEGVRKYQAFLKTTAEGDFSGYKVVLDTANGAAHTSARAVFADLDAEITVIGENPDGLNINVNVGSTHPEQMAQKVLETQSDLGLAFDGDADRLIAVDEKGQIVDGDKIMFIVGKYLLNQGKLAQDTLVTTVMSNLGFHLALEEAGINSVITAVGDRYVVEEMKKNNYNFGGEQSGHMIFLDYNTTGDGQLSAIQLLKVMRETGKTLSELASEVTIYPQKLVNVRVKDNAAKKSAMDVPAIQEIIAQMETAMNGKGRILVRPSGTEPLLRVMAEAPTHEEVDHVVDSIVAVVEQEIGVK